From the genome of Edaphobacter dinghuensis, one region includes:
- a CDS encoding PEP-CTERM sorting domain-containing protein, which produces MRRLLLSLLSIALLSFGVAAHAGTITPGVYYLDNAFVAGYAVTGTVDLNSIGNVTAANLTFNDPSFSNPGLPTFNQSWLSFAYNGLGQSYITSTNNSGQIALFFNTTADASGNYDLCLGYAQCGTSIGTMGNSTLQIYGFYNSAVGSNPGLAATSFSSGYLSQSAISSNASSTALTPEPASLFLLGTGIIGLAGLSRLMKPSARFGGADAPADPLAKDPTDA; this is translated from the coding sequence ATGCGTCGCCTCCTCCTCAGCCTCCTCTCGATCGCGCTTCTCAGCTTTGGTGTTGCCGCTCATGCCGGCACCATTACCCCGGGTGTCTATTATCTGGACAACGCCTTTGTCGCCGGCTATGCGGTGACCGGCACCGTTGACTTGAACAGCATCGGCAACGTCACGGCGGCGAACCTGACGTTCAACGATCCGAGCTTCAGCAATCCGGGGCTGCCGACCTTCAACCAGTCGTGGCTGTCGTTTGCCTATAACGGACTGGGCCAGAGCTACATCACCTCTACGAATAACAGCGGCCAGATCGCGCTCTTCTTCAACACGACGGCTGATGCCAGCGGTAACTACGATCTCTGCCTTGGGTATGCGCAGTGCGGAACCTCCATTGGAACGATGGGCAACTCCACGCTTCAGATCTACGGCTTCTATAACAGCGCGGTCGGAAGCAATCCCGGGCTGGCGGCTACGAGCTTTAGCAGCGGGTATCTGTCGCAGAGCGCGATCAGCTCGAATGCGAGCTCGACGGCGTTGACGCCCGAGCCTGCATCGCTGTTTTTGCTGGGTACGGGCATCATCGGGTTGGCGGGACTGTCTCGTCTGATGAAGCCGTCGGCGCGCTTTGGCGGTGCGGATGCTCCGGCGGATCCATTGGCGAAGGACCCGACTGACGCGTAA
- the metG gene encoding methionine--tRNA ligase subunit beta, whose translation MAPIMSEAQKKFYLTTPIYYVNARPHIGHAYTTIAADVIARRHRLLGDDTFFLTGTDEHGQKIERSAAAAGIPPQQFADQVSAQFESLWKRMGITNDDYIRTTEPRHKKGVQKLWKLLCDREKIYLSTYTGQYSVGEEMFIDGPPGTIGPDGKPTETVTEENYFFKLSEYQRPLIDLIESGELDIQPEVRKNEVLSFLRGNVANQPVILSEAKNPRISSEAPLSSTESTKPGAPGLDSQTWDGSPQNSPQTAIAHSAKGTPYVPGALKDLSISRSSFKWGIPVPSDPNTEKDHVIYVWLDALANYMTAIGYGSDDPADQEKFKKYWPADLHLVGKEIIRFHCVYWPAFLLALNPATAGKKPEEVPFEVHREWAKEWLPKAITAHGWLLFEESKMSKSRGNIVRTETILDAFGSLLTTPTEASRRVKGTASAVPQSAAEVPSSSEEPTQPTKAEQDLFASDVVRYFLLREIPFGQDGSFSFDALVQRYNSDLANGYGNLVSRTFSMIEKYCDGKIPEVVHLRPSVTDEIKSGLSQFNHLMLGNELNKAIEGVQYCISIVDIDLTASAPWKQGPGVSDEFQKLYRADVLYPAAEAIRVITALLYPILPYATSKVWAQLGLGDIEEAARTGQLKDLKWGGLKPGTKLGPLSPIFPRAPKELIQTMTDMEQNNAAKPAEPAGLPHVNLEIDNPAHNHTEFREAPISSESATPSLNPIAESTHPAAAPRTSALEEHNPGATVGGSHAVTTERNTPSHTEAAASGLFANAAAASSIPDTPQIAIDDFVKIDLRVARIIVAERIPKADKLLRLEVDLGYEKRQILSGIAQWYTPEELIGRNIVVIANLAPRKMRGLESHGMLLAASHGEDGKPVLATFGEEIALGSRLK comes from the coding sequence ATGGCCCCCATCATGTCTGAAGCCCAGAAAAAGTTCTATCTCACCACGCCGATTTACTACGTCAACGCGCGCCCGCACATCGGCCACGCCTACACCACCATCGCCGCCGACGTCATCGCCCGCCGTCACCGCCTTCTCGGCGACGACACCTTCTTCCTCACCGGCACCGACGAGCACGGCCAGAAGATCGAGCGCTCCGCCGCCGCCGCAGGCATCCCCCCGCAGCAGTTCGCCGACCAGGTCTCCGCCCAGTTCGAATCGCTCTGGAAGCGCATGGGCATCACCAACGACGACTACATCCGCACCACCGAACCCCGTCACAAAAAAGGCGTCCAGAAGCTCTGGAAGCTGCTCTGCGACCGCGAAAAGATCTACCTCAGCACCTACACCGGCCAGTACAGCGTCGGCGAAGAGATGTTCATCGACGGCCCTCCCGGCACCATCGGCCCCGACGGCAAACCCACCGAAACCGTCACCGAAGAGAACTACTTCTTCAAGCTCTCCGAATACCAGCGCCCCCTCATCGACCTCATCGAAAGCGGCGAACTCGACATCCAGCCCGAAGTCCGCAAAAACGAAGTCCTAAGCTTCCTCCGCGGCAACGTAGCCAATCAGCCTGTCATTCTGAGCGAAGCGAAGAACCCCCGCATCTCCTCCGAAGCGCCACTAAGCTCAACGGAGAGCACAAAGCCGGGTGCCCCAGGTCTGGACTCTCAGACCTGGGATGGATCACCCCAAAACTCTCCGCAGACCGCCATCGCTCACTCCGCCAAAGGCACCCCCTACGTCCCCGGAGCCCTCAAAGACCTAAGCATCTCCCGCAGCAGCTTCAAGTGGGGCATCCCCGTCCCCAGCGACCCCAATACAGAGAAAGACCACGTCATCTACGTCTGGCTCGACGCCCTCGCCAACTACATGACCGCCATCGGCTACGGCTCCGACGACCCCGCCGATCAGGAGAAGTTCAAAAAATACTGGCCCGCCGATCTCCACCTCGTAGGCAAAGAGATCATCCGCTTCCACTGCGTCTACTGGCCCGCCTTCCTGCTCGCATTGAATCCCGCGACAGCAGGCAAGAAACCCGAAGAAGTCCCTTTCGAAGTACATCGCGAGTGGGCCAAAGAGTGGCTACCAAAAGCGATCACCGCCCACGGCTGGCTCCTCTTCGAAGAGTCGAAGATGTCCAAATCCCGCGGCAACATCGTCCGCACCGAAACCATCCTCGACGCCTTCGGCTCCCTATTGACCACCCCCACCGAGGCAAGCCGTCGTGTTAAGGGCACGGCTTCAGCCGTGCCGCAAAGCGCCGCTGAGGTACCGTCGTCCTCCGAAGAGCCAACGCAGCCAACCAAAGCCGAACAAGACCTCTTCGCCTCCGACGTAGTCCGCTACTTCCTCCTCCGCGAAATCCCCTTCGGCCAAGACGGCAGCTTCAGCTTCGACGCTCTAGTCCAGCGCTACAACAGCGACCTAGCCAACGGCTACGGCAACCTCGTAAGTCGCACTTTTTCCATGATCGAGAAATATTGCGATGGGAAGATTCCGGAAGTGGTGCACCTACGCCCGTCGGTTACCGATGAGATTAAGAGTGGACTGTCACAGTTCAATCACCTGATGCTCGGAAATGAACTAAATAAAGCAATCGAAGGGGTTCAATATTGCATCTCGATTGTTGATATCGATCTCACTGCAAGTGCGCCTTGGAAACAAGGCCCCGGGGTCTCTGACGAATTTCAAAAATTGTATCGGGCAGATGTTTTGTATCCCGCCGCTGAAGCAATTCGTGTAATTACAGCGCTTCTTTATCCCATCCTCCCCTACGCCACATCCAAAGTCTGGGCGCAACTAGGCCTCGGCGACATCGAAGAAGCCGCCCGAACCGGCCAACTAAAAGACCTGAAGTGGGGAGGCCTAAAACCCGGCACCAAACTAGGCCCACTCTCCCCCATCTTCCCCAGAGCACCCAAGGAACTCATCCAGACAATGACCGACATGGAACAGAACAACGCCGCCAAGCCAGCCGAACCCGCAGGCCTCCCTCACGTCAATCTCGAGATCGACAACCCCGCGCACAACCACACCGAGTTCCGCGAGGCCCCCATCTCCTCCGAGTCCGCAACCCCATCCCTGAACCCCATCGCCGAATCGACCCACCCCGCCGCCGCTCCGCGCACCTCGGCCCTCGAAGAGCACAACCCCGGAGCCACCGTCGGCGGCAGCCACGCCGTCACCACCGAGCGCAACACGCCCTCCCACACCGAAGCCGCCGCCTCCGGCCTCTTCGCCAACGCAGCCGCCGCCTCCAGCATCCCCGACACCCCGCAGATCGCCATCGACGACTTCGTCAAAATCGACCTCCGCGTCGCCCGCATCATCGTCGCCGAGCGCATCCCCAAGGCCGACAAGCTGCTCCGCCTCGAGGTCGACCTCGGCTACGAAAAGCGCCAGATCCTCTCCGGCATCGCCCAGTGGTACACACCCGAGGAGCTGATCGGCCGCAACATCGTCGTCATCGCCAACCTCGCCCCCCGCAAGATGCGCGGCCTCGAGTCCCACGGCATGCTGCTCGCCGCCTCGCACGGCGAAGACGGCAAGCCCGTCCTCGCCACCTTCGGCGAAGAGATCGCCCTCGGCTCCCGCCTCAAATAG
- a CDS encoding PEP-CTERM sorting domain-containing protein, whose product MFKVLSSTLLFASVLALPLAAHADTIDDFVLTGGGQTITYSLPATSSFPDFSLFNFFSESAPTKVDGVSVGTITGSYYVIGAFFPTLVLDTPDAVGNPGLNLYGPKFFSVDYVPASNPLPYLPYDVVPTFTPGTYTLEDDGSPINPLSSPIPYTLTITQETATATTPEPSSLLLLATGLLAFAGLAATRRRHINSIS is encoded by the coding sequence ATGTTCAAAGTTCTCTCTAGCACCCTTCTCTTCGCCTCAGTCCTGGCCCTTCCTCTCGCCGCCCACGCCGACACCATCGACGACTTCGTCCTCACCGGCGGCGGCCAGACCATCACCTACTCCCTTCCGGCGACCTCATCCTTCCCCGACTTCTCGCTCTTCAACTTCTTCAGCGAGTCTGCTCCAACAAAGGTCGACGGAGTCTCAGTCGGCACAATCACGGGCTCTTATTACGTCATCGGAGCTTTTTTCCCCACTCTTGTGCTCGACACCCCGGACGCAGTCGGGAATCCAGGGCTCAATCTGTATGGCCCTAAATTCTTCAGCGTCGATTATGTACCCGCATCGAACCCTCTGCCATATCTGCCGTATGACGTAGTTCCGACCTTTACTCCCGGCACATACACCCTTGAGGACGACGGATCCCCCATCAATCCTCTATCGTCACCCATTCCCTACACCCTTACCATCACTCAAGAGACCGCAACCGCCACGACGCCCGAACCCTCCAGCCTCCTCTTACTGGCCACAGGTCTTCTCGCCTTCGCCGGACTAGCAGCGACACGGCGCCGCCATATCAACTCGATCAGCTAA
- a CDS encoding MFS transporter, whose product MSMKSASLSDSGFTTSAPPQSNVRWFVCFLLFLATTINYMDRSALALVEPLLHLPFMGWVPGLAPEFQTVYHLNYAHIVECFMVAYGVGFLIAGRVIDKLGTKTGYAIAILIWGCASISHSIVGTVIGFCVARIFLGLGESGNFPAAIKATTEWFPSEERAFATGLFNSGSNAAFFVAPILIAAVTSKWGWHAAFITTGSMGLIWCVIWLIFPYNKLRRGSTQTQADLAPVTEGRPIYSVLLSHRGFWAFFIGKGLTDPIWWFYLFYLPMFLHDNYGLNLEQAKYPLIIIYTAATVGSVGGGWLSGFLMNRGHTVNFGRKTAMLVCALCVTPIMLVPHMHTLFPNNAWPAIALFCLATAAHQGWSANIFSTPTDMFPSTSVSTVVGLGGAAGAAGGAVFTWIVSHLFAPHPLIIFALAGFAYVVALAIFQVLVPRLGATRTA is encoded by the coding sequence ATGTCCATGAAATCTGCCAGCCTGTCCGACTCGGGCTTCACTACGTCCGCCCCGCCCCAGTCCAACGTCCGCTGGTTCGTCTGCTTCCTGCTCTTCCTCGCGACGACGATCAACTATATGGACCGCTCGGCCCTCGCTCTCGTCGAGCCGCTGCTCCATCTTCCGTTCATGGGCTGGGTCCCCGGCCTCGCGCCTGAGTTTCAAACCGTCTACCACCTCAACTACGCCCACATCGTTGAGTGCTTCATGGTCGCCTACGGCGTCGGCTTCCTCATCGCCGGACGCGTCATCGACAAGCTCGGCACCAAGACCGGCTACGCCATCGCCATCCTCATCTGGGGATGCGCCTCCATCAGCCACTCCATCGTAGGTACGGTCATCGGCTTCTGTGTCGCCCGCATCTTCCTCGGCCTCGGCGAATCCGGCAACTTCCCCGCCGCCATCAAGGCAACCACAGAGTGGTTCCCCTCCGAAGAGCGCGCGTTCGCCACCGGCCTCTTCAACTCCGGCTCCAATGCGGCGTTCTTCGTTGCGCCCATCCTTATCGCCGCCGTCACCTCGAAATGGGGATGGCACGCCGCCTTTATCACCACCGGCTCCATGGGACTCATCTGGTGCGTGATCTGGCTCATCTTCCCCTATAACAAGCTACGCCGCGGTTCTACTCAGACACAGGCCGACCTTGCTCCGGTTACCGAGGGCCGCCCCATCTACTCCGTTCTGCTCAGCCACCGCGGCTTCTGGGCATTCTTCATCGGCAAAGGGCTCACCGACCCCATCTGGTGGTTCTATCTCTTCTATCTCCCCATGTTTCTCCACGACAACTACGGGCTCAACCTGGAACAGGCGAAGTATCCGCTGATCATCATCTACACCGCCGCAACCGTCGGCTCCGTCGGCGGAGGCTGGCTCTCCGGCTTCCTCATGAATCGCGGACACACCGTCAACTTCGGCCGCAAAACCGCGATGCTCGTCTGCGCCCTCTGCGTCACTCCCATCATGCTGGTGCCGCACATGCACACCTTGTTTCCGAACAACGCATGGCCTGCCATCGCGCTCTTCTGCCTCGCTACCGCCGCGCACCAGGGCTGGTCGGCCAACATCTTCTCCACTCCGACCGATATGTTCCCTTCGACCAGCGTCAGCACCGTAGTCGGTCTTGGCGGAGCCGCCGGAGCCGCGGGCGGAGCCGTCTTTACCTGGATCGTCTCGCATCTCTTCGCCCCGCACCCGCTCATCATCTTTGCCCTGGCAGGTTTTGCTTACGTCGTCGCGCTGGCCATCTTTCAGGTACTCGTTCCACGGCTCGGAGCAACGCGCACCGCGTAA
- a CDS encoding cupin domain-containing protein, which yields MKNTGWLRVGSIVLGGLVLSGGMGLAQGTAAASSKGSESLAQARVFSFEQMPVKKMANGGESRSIVQGTLATGESVSLHESMQPVGIQPNPAHRIEHSEFIVVREGTLEFYHDGKAEKVGPGGVIYVAFGTLHQVRNIGNVPAQYVVIAIGGDVGSADRK from the coding sequence ATGAAAAATACCGGCTGGTTGAGGGTGGGTAGCATTGTTTTGGGTGGTCTTGTTTTGAGCGGAGGCATGGGGCTGGCGCAGGGGACGGCTGCGGCGTCTTCGAAGGGGAGTGAGTCTCTCGCGCAGGCGAGGGTGTTTTCCTTTGAGCAGATGCCGGTGAAAAAGATGGCGAACGGTGGGGAGAGCCGGAGCATCGTGCAGGGAACGCTGGCGACGGGTGAGAGCGTCTCGCTGCACGAGTCGATGCAGCCTGTGGGCATCCAGCCGAATCCGGCGCACCGGATCGAGCACTCGGAATTCATTGTGGTGAGGGAGGGGACGCTCGAGTTCTACCATGACGGCAAGGCTGAAAAAGTCGGGCCGGGAGGGGTGATCTACGTGGCGTTTGGGACTCTGCACCAGGTGAGAAATATAGGAAATGTCCCGGCGCAGTATGTCGTGATCGCGATTGGCGGAGATGTTGGGAGTGCTGACAGGAAGTGA
- a CDS encoding FadR/GntR family transcriptional regulator: MKKEVNEEVTGHSQLTMQVVEHVRSLIAKGEVHPGDRLPPERDLARQLKISRSSLRAGIGFLSAMGVLKSRHGAGTFVSSGPPALDSSSLSVLGALHGFLPWQMFEARIVLESNVAALAAERATDEHIAELAEEVAEMYASLTDPQEYLIHDVRFHRTIARAAGNPILGALMETITANLYEGRSKTVQHAQDLKESAEMHREIYRAIRSHNPAKARQTMEQHLKLASQAQAAEIIPPTPPDTDEEPETSSK; this comes from the coding sequence GTGAAAAAAGAGGTCAACGAAGAAGTCACCGGACACAGCCAACTGACCATGCAGGTCGTCGAGCACGTTCGCTCCCTCATCGCCAAAGGCGAGGTGCATCCCGGAGACCGTCTTCCCCCCGAACGCGACCTCGCTCGCCAGCTCAAGATCAGCCGCTCCAGCCTCCGCGCCGGCATCGGCTTCCTCTCCGCCATGGGCGTGCTCAAAAGCCGCCACGGCGCCGGAACCTTCGTCTCCTCCGGCCCTCCCGCGCTCGACTCCAGCTCCCTCTCCGTCCTCGGTGCGCTCCACGGCTTCCTGCCCTGGCAGATGTTCGAGGCCCGTATCGTCCTCGAATCGAACGTAGCCGCCCTCGCCGCCGAGCGCGCCACCGACGAGCACATCGCCGAGTTGGCCGAAGAGGTCGCCGAGATGTACGCCTCCCTCACCGACCCGCAGGAATACCTCATCCACGACGTGCGCTTCCATCGCACCATCGCCCGCGCCGCCGGTAATCCCATCCTCGGCGCGCTCATGGAGACCATCACCGCCAATCTTTACGAAGGCCGCAGCAAGACCGTGCAACACGCGCAGGACTTGAAGGAGTCCGCCGAGATGCACCGCGAGATCTACCGCGCCATCCGCTCCCACAACCCAGCCAAGGCCCGTCAGACCATGGAGCAGCACCTCAAGCTGGCCAGCCAGGCACAGGCCGCAGAGATCATTCCGCCCACGCCACCCGACACCGACGAAGAACCCGAAACATCATCGAAGTAG
- a CDS encoding cupin domain-containing protein: MKNLNRRDLCVALSALAAMGSVSAEAQVMPPPGTKVLSESEAFPFDKLPVSHSKNGGESRHVTQGVLPTGEYVEMHETTLPPGQMPHPPHKHRHSEFMMIRVGTVEFDNDGKKETVGPGGVIFAASEKMHGLKNIGTVNAEYFVIAIGQESAVERV; this comes from the coding sequence ATGAAAAATTTGAACCGCCGTGATCTTTGTGTGGCCTTGTCGGCCTTGGCAGCGATGGGGAGTGTGTCAGCCGAGGCACAGGTGATGCCGCCGCCGGGAACGAAGGTGCTGTCGGAGTCTGAGGCTTTTCCGTTTGACAAGCTGCCGGTGAGTCACTCGAAGAACGGTGGCGAGAGCAGGCATGTGACGCAGGGCGTTCTGCCGACGGGCGAGTATGTCGAGATGCACGAGACGACGCTGCCGCCGGGACAGATGCCGCATCCGCCGCATAAGCACAGGCACTCGGAGTTCATGATGATTCGGGTGGGCACGGTGGAGTTCGACAACGACGGCAAAAAAGAGACGGTTGGGCCGGGTGGGGTGATCTTTGCCGCCTCGGAAAAGATGCATGGACTGAAGAACATCGGCACGGTTAATGCAGAGTACTTCGTGATTGCGATTGGGCAGGAGTCGGCTGTGGAGCGGGTCTGA